Proteins from a single region of Weeksella virosa DSM 16922:
- a CDS encoding GLPGLI family protein, with translation MKYIILIMTFILPSSLTFSQVGENLDNDKFSALYLVTSTHIDEKGKEYHSIPAEFELLYDSKMSQFEYIPKINNRQEEGDFFTMASSGIIFVNLEQNKMYERKSSLGKNYFIEDSIPKFNWKLISDDEKKFKTYILKKAIYENLEDNIIVTAYYSEEMTCPFGPSLYGGLPGLIFEIQIEKKYGNNLKDITYYNLVEIKNTNKEFKKINFTKSITYEEYQKLYKKALKNMMEMNNGGVDTSD, from the coding sequence ATGAAATATATAATTTTGATTATGACATTTATTTTACCGTCATCTTTAACATTTTCTCAAGTTGGAGAAAATTTAGATAATGATAAATTTAGTGCATTATATTTAGTAACTTCTACTCATATTGATGAAAAAGGAAAAGAATATCATTCAATACCGGCAGAATTTGAATTATTGTACGACTCCAAAATGTCACAATTTGAATATATCCCCAAGATAAACAACCGCCAAGAAGAAGGAGATTTCTTTACAATGGCTTCTTCAGGTATTATCTTTGTGAACCTAGAACAAAATAAAATGTATGAAAGAAAATCATCATTAGGAAAAAATTATTTCATTGAAGACTCCATACCAAAATTTAATTGGAAACTAATATCTGACGATGAGAAAAAATTTAAAACCTATATATTAAAAAAAGCAATATATGAGAATTTAGAAGACAATATAATTGTTACGGCATATTATAGTGAAGAAATGACTTGTCCCTTTGGGCCAAGCTTATATGGAGGTTTACCCGGATTAATTTTCGAAATTCAAATCGAAAAAAAATATGGAAATAATTTAAAAGATATCACATATTACAATCTTGTAGAAATAAAAAATACAAACAAAGAATTTAAAAAAATTAATTTCACAAAATCCATTACATATGAAGAATATCAAAAATTATATAAAAAAGCGTTAAAGAACATGATGGAAATGAATAACGGTGGAGTAGACACTTCTGATTAA
- a CDS encoding GLPGLI family protein has product MKILYLLLITYYFIPKCNSQTIQIDYYYNYKYSEVNPKDTLLGKLLHQNEISVFNIPKYFFKPNTIDFDMDGNIIGEIDSVQNQVYKNFKEKNIFSYSDVLFQKKITIKEPIIDVKYTLTGNRKIILGFECSEAKFDYKGRTYFAYFTESIPIKDGPWKFYGLPGLILDVREENDVIHLWAIKINQLNDDLKIAPTIELTNTKSWEQIITDAKKAYFDYKECCNNATIYTPNVIEMYDLNN; this is encoded by the coding sequence ATGAAAATTCTATATCTACTATTGATTACATATTATTTTATACCTAAATGTAATTCTCAGACAATTCAAATAGACTACTATTATAATTATAAATATTCGGAAGTAAATCCAAAGGACACGTTATTAGGCAAATTGCTTCATCAAAATGAAATATCAGTATTTAACATTCCAAAATATTTTTTTAAACCAAACACAATTGATTTTGATATGGACGGAAATATTATAGGTGAAATAGATTCTGTTCAAAATCAAGTTTATAAAAATTTTAAAGAAAAAAATATATTTTCATATTCGGATGTATTATTTCAAAAAAAAATAACAATAAAAGAACCTATCATAGATGTGAAATATACGTTAACTGGTAATAGGAAAATCATTCTAGGATTTGAGTGCAGTGAAGCTAAATTTGATTATAAAGGAAGAACCTATTTTGCTTATTTCACAGAATCAATCCCTATAAAAGATGGACCATGGAAATTTTATGGTTTACCAGGATTAATATTAGATGTAAGAGAGGAAAATGATGTAATTCATTTGTGGGCAATAAAAATAAATCAATTAAATGATGATTTGAAAATTGCTCCAACAATTGAGCTAACAAACACAAAAAGTTGGGAACAAATAATCACCGATGCAAAAAAAGCATACTTTGATTACAAAGAATGTTGCAATAATGCAACAATTTACACACCCAATGTAATTGAAATGTATGATCTAAACAATTAA
- a CDS encoding RidA family protein, with protein MKIIRLNPENIPAPVGKYSHVTIIPKNSDLYTFSGQIGVDSDGNIPENLNEQVHNTFKNIKQILESQNLTSDDVIKVNIWATEEIDWDFLYAEWETLFGQTYPSMTIGYVKALGLPEIKIEVEIWGAKQ; from the coding sequence ATGAAAATCATTCGTTTAAACCCTGAAAATATTCCTGCACCTGTTGGCAAATATTCACACGTTACGATAATTCCGAAAAATTCAGATTTATACACTTTTTCGGGACAGATTGGTGTAGATAGTGACGGAAATATTCCCGAAAACCTGAACGAACAAGTACACAACACATTTAAAAACATCAAACAGATTTTAGAAAGTCAAAACCTGACTTCTGATGACGTTATAAAAGTCAATATTTGGGCTACGGAAGAAATTGATTGGGATTTTTTGTATGCAGAATGGGAAACTTTATTCGGACAAACCTACCCCTCAATGACTATTGGTTATGTAAAAGCGTTAGGTCTTCCCGAAATAAAAATAGAGGTTGAGATTTGGGGAGCGAAACAATGA
- a CDS encoding carboxymuconolactone decarboxylase family protein, with protein MNLENRIDIQQLEPNAYKAMFALENYLQNSGLSKTHLELIKIRASQINGCAFCINMHTSDALKQGETAQRIFLLNAWKETELFAEEEKAILAITEEVTLISQNGLSDKTYKQAEKLFDGNQIAQIIMAVVTINAWNRIAISTKKTVK; from the coding sequence ATGAATTTAGAAAACAGAATAGATATTCAACAACTTGAACCGAACGCATACAAAGCAATGTTTGCCTTGGAAAATTACCTACAAAATTCAGGGCTTTCAAAAACACATCTGGAGCTGATTAAAATTCGGGCTTCACAGATTAACGGTTGTGCTTTTTGTATCAATATGCACACTTCAGACGCTTTGAAACAAGGCGAAACAGCACAACGGATTTTCTTGCTTAATGCTTGGAAAGAAACTGAATTATTTGCCGAAGAAGAAAAAGCGATTTTAGCCATTACAGAAGAAGTAACGCTAATTAGCCAAAACGGGTTAAGCGATAAAACCTACAAACAAGCTGAAAAACTTTTTGACGGAAATCAAATTGCACAAATCATAATGGCAGTTGTAACCATAAATGCGTGGAATAGAATTGCGATAAGCACAAAGAAAACGGTAAAATAG
- a CDS encoding tyrosine-type recombinase/integrase, translating into MNPLLAHFSFEIAQHRNKNIIWIFFNYSKENMDILHLFCKPRYSVTKKAWYIPNTKANRSFVGLQENYEHITENIHPIHHHAFKQFINYLTLKSYSNNTIKTYRTEFLSFLNFFDDVAVENLTPDQLQAYFLVCATQHKLSEATINSRMNAVKFYYEKVLKYERMFFDIPRPKKPLQLPKTLNRKEILLLFSVTDNLKHLMILKLCYGMGLRVSELAKLKIIDIDSQTMTVRIERGKGKKDRFVTLPQSILEDLRLYYVTYRPSYFLFEGRGGSEISTRTIQKVFKDAMHKAKIQKNVGIHSLRHSYATHLLELGTDISHIQKLLGHESIKTTLSYTHVSNHTLRSVISPLDQLY; encoded by the coding sequence ATGAATCCATTACTCGCCCACTTTTCTTTCGAAATTGCCCAACATAGAAACAAAAACATTATCTGGATTTTCTTTAACTACTCAAAAGAAAATATGGATATTCTACATTTATTTTGTAAACCTCGCTATTCTGTCACCAAAAAGGCTTGGTATATCCCAAATACTAAAGCCAACAGAAGTTTTGTAGGATTACAAGAAAACTATGAGCATATTACAGAAAATATTCACCCGATTCATCATCACGCCTTCAAACAATTTATCAATTACCTCACTCTCAAAAGTTATAGTAATAATACGATTAAAACTTATCGGACAGAGTTTTTATCTTTTCTTAATTTTTTCGATGATGTTGCCGTCGAAAATCTCACTCCAGACCAGTTACAAGCCTACTTTTTGGTTTGTGCAACGCAACATAAACTAAGTGAAGCTACGATAAATAGTAGAATGAATGCCGTGAAATTTTACTATGAAAAGGTATTGAAGTATGAGCGTATGTTTTTTGATATTCCTCGCCCCAAAAAACCTCTTCAATTACCCAAAACATTGAACAGAAAAGAAATTCTTCTTCTATTTTCTGTTACCGACAACCTCAAACATCTGATGATCCTAAAACTTTGTTACGGCATGGGACTTCGGGTGAGTGAATTGGCTAAACTGAAAATTATTGACATCGACAGCCAAACCATGACGGTAAGAATAGAAAGAGGAAAAGGTAAAAAGGACAGATTCGTCACCTTGCCTCAAAGCATTCTAGAAGATCTTCGACTTTATTATGTTACCTATAGACCCTCTTATTTTTTATTCGAAGGCAGAGGCGGAAGCGAAATATCTACTCGGACAATACAAAAAGTTTTTAAAGATGCTATGCACAAGGCTAAAATTCAGAAAAATGTTGGTATTCATAGTCTTCGACACAGTTACGCGACACATTTGTTAGAATTAGGTACAGATATTTCTCATATCCAAAAACTATTGGGACATGAATCTATAAAAACAACCCTGAGTTACACGCACGTAAGCAATCATACTTTACGATCCGTTATTTCTCCATTGGATCAACTATACTAA
- the nhaA gene encoding Na+/H+ antiporter NhaA, with the protein MRINLNAFKNFVRSSNFGGFLLFLCVILSLLLANSPVADSLHHFFAKEIGFENANIHLRYDISTWINDGLMTIFFLMVGLEIKREIVEGELSSPRKALVPIICAVGGAIIPALFYLGFNAGTETQHGWGISMATDIAFALAVISLLDKRVPSSLKIFLAALAIVDDLIAILVIALFYTDEIHAMNLLYAGIGMLILIAMNRSNVKNPWLYLIPGVFIWYFIHHSGIHATIAGVLVAMTLPTNDTEIESPLEKLEHAIAKPVNFLIIPLFAFANTNITLEKEMLGGLVAPLGMGISVGLLLGKPIGILLASFICTKLKIGELPQNSNWFHIVGVGFLAGIGFTMSIFISILSFNDPLHISEAKLSVLASSMIAGIVGYTLLRMNKSVKTEQA; encoded by the coding sequence ATGAGAATTAATCTAAACGCCTTCAAAAACTTTGTACGATCAAGTAATTTTGGAGGATTTCTCCTCTTTCTTTGTGTCATCCTTTCTTTGCTTCTTGCCAATAGTCCGGTCGCAGATAGTTTACACCATTTTTTTGCAAAGGAAATTGGTTTCGAAAACGCTAATATTCACCTAAGATACGATATTTCTACCTGGATAAATGATGGTTTGATGACTATTTTCTTCCTGATGGTTGGTCTAGAAATCAAAAGAGAAATTGTAGAAGGAGAACTTTCTTCGCCCCGAAAAGCTCTCGTACCTATTATTTGTGCTGTGGGTGGAGCAATTATCCCCGCTTTGTTTTATCTAGGCTTCAATGCCGGGACCGAAACTCAACACGGTTGGGGAATCTCTATGGCAACCGATATTGCTTTTGCTCTTGCCGTAATTTCTCTACTCGATAAACGGGTTCCTAGTAGCCTTAAGATATTTTTAGCCGCTCTAGCCATTGTCGATGATCTTATTGCGATCTTGGTAATTGCCCTATTCTACACAGACGAAATCCATGCCATGAATCTTCTCTATGCAGGTATCGGAATGCTTATACTTATTGCAATGAATCGTTCTAATGTAAAAAACCCTTGGTTATACCTAATTCCAGGTGTTTTTATTTGGTACTTTATTCATCATTCGGGCATCCATGCAACCATTGCAGGAGTTTTGGTTGCAATGACATTACCAACGAATGATACAGAAATAGAATCTCCACTAGAAAAACTAGAACATGCGATTGCAAAACCTGTCAACTTTCTCATCATCCCTTTATTTGCATTTGCAAACACCAATATTACGCTAGAAAAGGAAATGCTGGGTGGTCTTGTCGCTCCTTTGGGTATGGGAATCTCGGTAGGATTACTTTTGGGTAAACCAATCGGTATTCTTCTAGCTTCTTTCATATGTACTAAACTAAAAATAGGGGAATTACCCCAAAATAGTAACTGGTTTCATATCGTTGGTGTAGGTTTTTTAGCAGGTATTGGGTTTACCATGTCTATCTTTATCTCTATTTTATCTTTCAACGACCCCTTGCATATATCAGAAGCAAAACTCTCTGTATTAGCAAGTTCTATGATTGCAGGTATTGTAGGCTATACATTGTTGAGAATGAATAAAAGTGTAAAAACAGAGCAAGCATAA
- a CDS encoding TrkH family potassium uptake protein, translating into MYNKIAKITQNRVLGKVLSATYILAIVILIAMLGFGFPKIYYQYVNYFFITILLIGVVRTSFNNIIFAEKLITRVFIFDLISIAIVLYCIYRQLNEYSFFYVSKYLQLAIVLKLIREIAIPQLNIRKSKITPPQLFIISFLILVFGGSGLLMLPKATTQSISYLDALFTATSAVCVTGLTVVDTASTFTPFGHFLLMLLIQAGGLGILTFAGYIAYFFKGQSTYENQIALGNIANHDTISEVFDFVKRILLLTFGIELLGAIFIFFSVDNINFTFFDQLFFSIFHSVSAFCNAGFSTLPNNVMNDKLIFNYPFQSALIFLIFLGGIGFPILINLLKYFRYFIQKTIFRFIQKTPNNKTWVFTLSSKVNLVTTLCILIISTIILFFEEYYQTLAPHKGFGKLISAIFLSTTPRTAGFNHIDFTELHFSSTLIIIFLMWIGASPAGTGGGIKTSTFAIAVVNFLNIARGKTKIEIYKRELSPVNVQKAFAVMTLSFLVIGLGIFLMTRFDSHLHLINVAFEAFSAYSTVGLSRNTTPYLSSESKIVVISMMFIGRVSMITILMAFFKKTTSENYRYPTDEILI; encoded by the coding sequence ATGTATAATAAAATTGCAAAAATCACCCAAAATCGTGTATTAGGAAAAGTATTATCCGCTACTTATATCCTAGCAATCGTGATTCTAATTGCGATGCTCGGCTTTGGATTTCCTAAGATATACTATCAATATGTAAATTATTTCTTCATCACCATTCTGCTAATTGGAGTTGTAAGAACTTCCTTCAACAACATTATTTTTGCAGAAAAATTAATTACTCGTGTATTTATTTTCGACCTTATTAGCATTGCAATTGTCCTCTATTGTATCTATCGACAATTAAACGAATATTCTTTTTTCTATGTCAGTAAATACTTGCAGCTTGCAATCGTACTAAAATTGATAAGAGAAATTGCTATTCCGCAACTCAACATTCGAAAATCAAAAATTACACCTCCACAGCTTTTTATCATTAGTTTTTTAATTTTGGTTTTTGGCGGTTCGGGATTGCTTATGCTACCAAAAGCTACCACACAATCTATTAGCTATCTTGATGCTCTATTTACAGCCACGAGCGCAGTTTGTGTTACAGGACTTACGGTGGTAGACACTGCAAGTACATTCACTCCCTTTGGACATTTCTTATTGATGCTTTTGATACAAGCTGGTGGACTCGGCATTTTAACATTTGCAGGATATATTGCTTATTTCTTCAAAGGACAATCGACCTACGAAAACCAAATAGCTCTTGGCAACATAGCCAATCACGACACGATAAGTGAGGTATTCGACTTTGTGAAAAGGATACTTTTGCTCACCTTCGGGATAGAATTATTGGGTGCTATTTTTATTTTCTTTTCGGTAGATAATATCAACTTTACATTCTTCGATCAACTTTTTTTTAGCATTTTTCATTCAGTATCGGCTTTTTGTAATGCTGGCTTCTCTACCCTACCGAACAATGTGATGAATGATAAATTAATTTTCAATTATCCTTTTCAATCGGCATTGATTTTCTTGATTTTTTTGGGTGGAATTGGTTTTCCGATTCTCATTAATCTATTAAAATATTTTCGTTATTTTATCCAGAAGACCATTTTCCGATTCATCCAAAAAACACCTAACAATAAAACTTGGGTATTTACACTAAGTTCTAAAGTAAACCTTGTTACTACATTATGCATATTGATAATTTCTACAATCATCCTATTTTTCGAAGAATATTATCAAACCTTAGCTCCGCACAAAGGATTCGGAAAATTGATTTCAGCAATCTTTCTCTCAACCACCCCTAGAACTGCAGGTTTCAACCATATCGATTTCACCGAACTCCACTTTTCATCTACCCTTATCATAATATTTCTCATGTGGATTGGTGCTTCACCTGCCGGTACCGGTGGCGGAATCAAAACGAGTACTTTTGCAATTGCTGTAGTAAACTTCCTCAACATCGCACGAGGCAAAACTAAAATAGAAATCTACAAAAGAGAACTTAGCCCTGTGAATGTGCAAAAAGCTTTCGCCGTAATGACGCTTTCTTTTCTTGTTATCGGACTTGGTATTTTCTTGATGACACGTTTCGATAGCCATTTGCACCTTATCAATGTTGCCTTCGAAGCCTTTTCGGCTTATTCTACCGTAGGTCTTTCGAGAAATACAACACCTTATCTCAGCAGCGAAAGTAAAATTGTTGTAATTTCGATGATGTTCATTGGGCGGGTTTCAATGATTACGATATTGATGGCATTCTTCAAAAAAACAACCTCAGAAAATTATCGTTATCCTACCGATGAAATTTTGATTTAA
- a CDS encoding potassium channel family protein: MKIIIIGLGNFGESLGRKMAKLGHEIIGVDNKMAKVESLKDKLSYTICMDATDETAIRKLPIDNTDIVIVSIGEDEGANIMATAIFKNMNVKRLISRAINPLHENVLQAIGITEIIRPEAESAERWTKKLNVRGVIDSFELNKKFSIIEVETPKELVGKTFDEIQFKKNHNILVMTIIQQKEEASFLGEYKIVPEVKGFPSSTTIIEPRDVLVIYGANDDIYRFLKKFSIN; this comes from the coding sequence ATGAAAATTATAATTATAGGATTAGGTAATTTTGGCGAATCATTGGGCAGAAAAATGGCTAAATTGGGTCATGAAATTATAGGTGTTGATAACAAAATGGCAAAAGTAGAGTCGCTTAAAGATAAATTATCTTATACGATTTGTATGGATGCCACCGACGAAACAGCAATCCGTAAACTGCCTATAGACAATACCGATATTGTAATTGTGAGTATTGGCGAAGATGAAGGTGCGAATATTATGGCGACGGCTATTTTCAAGAACATGAATGTGAAAAGGTTAATCAGTCGAGCAATCAATCCATTACACGAAAATGTTCTACAAGCCATTGGTATTACAGAGATTATTCGACCAGAAGCCGAATCGGCAGAACGCTGGACAAAAAAACTCAATGTGAGGGGCGTAATAGACTCGTTCGAACTCAATAAAAAATTTAGCATCATCGAGGTAGAAACACCTAAAGAATTGGTGGGCAAAACCTTTGACGAAATACAATTCAAGAAAAATCATAATATTTTAGTGATGACGATCATTCAACAGAAAGAAGAAGCGAGTTTTCTTGGAGAATATAAAATCGTACCCGAAGTAAAAGGTTTTCCTTCTTCTACAACCATTATCGAGCCACGCGATGTATTGGTAATCTACGGTGCCAATGATGATATTTATAGGTTTCTGAAGAAGTTCTCGATCAACTAA
- a CDS encoding DUF389 domain-containing protein, with translation MGQLQRLFNLKAGEEDPRKVLDDVYKNISFRGANLWILACAILIASIGLNMNSTAVIIGAMLISPLMGPIVGAGFALATYNFNLLKKSVKNLAIATIVSLLVSGVYFYLSPFKEVQTELLARTSPTIYDVLIAFFGGLVGAISITRVDKGNPIPGVAIATALMPPLCTAGFGLATFDFKFFLGAIYLYTINCFFIGIATFIIIKALKYKPIVTDNAALDKKLRYIIPTLVVLMVLPSFYLAYNLLKEKQFAQNVEAYIQKNFTQKGYTLIYKNINYQSNPKEIDVAFLTKKFDSVEINQLNDDLLNFHLAKTKLKIRQGENDLKSEILSEINAQTNSLSQQEIEINLLKNELKNYQVNGEELLKEMAVLFPTIQTISVGRLQKYPRTDSLSLTTIVLFSGENLEEEKLRSWLRVKLNDPSLEVLQQREGSTN, from the coding sequence ATGGGGCAATTACAAAGACTATTTAATCTAAAAGCAGGTGAAGAAGATCCAAGAAAAGTACTAGACGATGTCTATAAAAATATTTCTTTTCGTGGAGCAAATTTATGGATTTTGGCCTGTGCAATTCTCATTGCATCTATCGGGCTCAATATGAATTCTACCGCTGTAATTATCGGGGCGATGTTGATTTCGCCGCTCATGGGTCCCATTGTAGGAGCGGGTTTCGCATTGGCAACGTACAATTTTAATCTTCTCAAAAAATCCGTTAAAAATTTGGCGATTGCAACCATAGTCAGTCTTTTGGTATCGGGAGTATACTTTTATTTGAGTCCATTCAAAGAAGTGCAGACCGAATTGCTTGCAAGAACTTCGCCTACCATTTACGATGTTTTGATTGCCTTTTTCGGGGGGCTTGTAGGAGCAATTTCTATTACACGAGTAGACAAAGGAAATCCGATTCCAGGTGTTGCCATTGCCACAGCGCTCATGCCGCCCTTGTGTACAGCAGGGTTTGGTTTGGCTACTTTTGATTTTAAGTTTTTTCTCGGGGCGATTTATCTCTATACCATCAATTGTTTTTTTATCGGTATTGCGACCTTTATCATTATCAAAGCATTAAAATATAAACCGATTGTTACCGACAATGCAGCGTTAGATAAAAAATTGCGTTATATCATTCCGACTTTAGTCGTTTTGATGGTTTTGCCAAGTTTTTATTTAGCCTATAATTTACTGAAAGAGAAACAGTTTGCCCAAAATGTTGAAGCTTATATCCAAAAGAATTTTACCCAAAAAGGCTATACATTAATTTACAAAAACATTAACTATCAATCTAATCCAAAGGAAATTGATGTAGCTTTTCTGACCAAAAAATTTGATAGTGTAGAAATCAACCAATTGAATGATGATTTACTAAACTTTCATTTAGCCAAAACGAAATTAAAAATTCGACAAGGTGAAAATGATCTGAAATCGGAAATCTTATCCGAAATCAATGCGCAAACCAACTCATTGAGTCAGCAAGAAATAGAAATTAATTTATTGAAAAATGAATTAAAAAACTATCAAGTAAACGGTGAGGAGCTGTTGAAAGAAATGGCTGTTCTATTTCCAACAATCCAGACTATTTCGGTAGGAAGATTACAAAAATATCCACGAACAGATTCGCTTTCTTTGACGACAATTGTTCTTTTTTCTGGTGAGAATCTAGAAGAAGAAAAGTTGCGTTCTTGGTTGCGTGTAAAGCTAAACGATCCCTCATTAGAAGTGCTTCAGCAAAGGGAAGGTTCAACAAATTAG
- a CDS encoding GNAT family N-acetyltransferase, with translation MKTIGENFDGFFILHTLSIQKPIYKMEEIIFRQATMNDAEAIWEILQEAILKRKQDGSSQWQNGYPNPTVIAEDIDKGFAYVMQHKNGELKGYIAIIDEVVPAYEKIDGRWLSNREALVVHRLAVAQDHPVKGLGTWAMREVEKVANAKNINSIKVDTNHDNHGMLRIFEKLGYVYCGEVELSGGKRKAFEKII, from the coding sequence ATGAAAACCATCGGAGAAAATTTCGATGGTTTTTTTATTCTTCATACCTTGTCCATACAAAAACCAATATATAAAATGGAAGAAATAATTTTTCGACAAGCAACCATGAACGATGCAGAAGCAATTTGGGAAATCCTGCAAGAAGCAATCCTAAAACGCAAACAAGACGGCAGTTCTCAGTGGCAAAATGGCTATCCGAACCCAACGGTGATTGCAGAAGATATCGACAAGGGTTTTGCGTACGTAATGCAGCACAAAAATGGCGAACTAAAAGGCTATATTGCGATCATAGATGAGGTAGTACCTGCGTACGAAAAAATAGACGGAAGATGGTTGAGCAATCGAGAAGCTTTGGTTGTTCATCGTTTGGCAGTAGCACAAGATCATCCGGTAAAAGGATTGGGAACTTGGGCAATGCGTGAAGTGGAAAAAGTAGCTAATGCGAAGAATATAAACAGTATAAAAGTAGATACCAACCACGATAATCATGGTATGTTGCGCATATTCGAAAAGTTAGGGTATGTATATTGCGGCGAAGTAGAGTTGAGTGGAGGCAAACGAAAAGCATTCGAAAAAATAATTTAA
- a CDS encoding Crp/Fnr family transcriptional regulator: MISEKIAQTYPNQFEEELLAEFNELGTLVEFKAGEQLISIDQYIKTMPIILKGAIKIMREDLDGGELLLYFLERGDTCAMTMACSLGERQSKVRAVAETDGEMVMIPITKMDQWLVKYHSWRTYVFNSYNHRLDEMLLALDNLAFSNMNDRLRKYLIEVASINNGHVINKTHQEIANELNTSRVVISRLLKAFEKEGFLELNRNTIRINVSAL; the protein is encoded by the coding sequence ATGATAAGTGAGAAAATAGCCCAAACCTATCCCAACCAATTCGAAGAGGAATTGTTGGCAGAATTTAATGAGTTAGGTACCTTGGTAGAATTCAAAGCTGGTGAACAGTTAATTTCTATCGATCAGTATATCAAAACAATGCCGATAATCCTAAAAGGTGCAATAAAAATCATGCGAGAAGATTTAGACGGTGGTGAACTGCTACTTTATTTTCTCGAGCGTGGCGATACTTGTGCAATGACCATGGCTTGTAGCTTGGGTGAACGACAAAGCAAAGTACGTGCTGTTGCAGAAACCGATGGTGAAATGGTTATGATACCGATTACCAAAATGGATCAATGGTTGGTGAAATATCATTCTTGGCGAACATATGTTTTCAATAGCTATAACCATCGTTTAGATGAAATGCTGTTGGCACTAGACAATCTTGCCTTCAGTAACATGAATGATCGATTGAGAAAATATCTTATCGAAGTTGCTTCCATCAACAATGGACATGTTATCAATAAAACGCACCAAGAAATAGCGAATGAGCTCAATACCTCACGCGTGGTAATTTCGAGATTATTAAAAGCGTTCGAAAAAGAAGGTTTTTTAGAACTCAATCGCAATACCATTCGGATCAATGTTTCTGCTTTGTAA
- a CDS encoding DUF6691 family protein: protein MRSIVYIVLGVLFGVTMYKAETASWFRIYEMFKFQSFHMYGFMMGALIVGVIGIQIIKRKNAKDIDGRAIVIEPKSKTIPRYLIGGILFGLGWALIGTCPGTIFVLFGSGVYSMILVIVGALLGTYLYGVLRNKLLH, encoded by the coding sequence ATGAGAAGTATAGTATATATCGTATTAGGCGTATTATTTGGAGTCACCATGTACAAAGCAGAAACTGCTTCATGGTTCAGAATCTACGAAATGTTCAAATTTCAATCATTCCACATGTACGGATTTATGATGGGTGCATTGATTGTTGGCGTTATCGGAATACAAATAATCAAAAGAAAAAATGCAAAAGATATCGATGGAAGAGCAATTGTCATCGAACCAAAAAGTAAAACCATTCCTCGTTATTTGATTGGTGGAATACTTTTCGGTTTAGGTTGGGCCCTAATCGGGACTTGTCCAGGAACTATTTTTGTACTCTTTGGTAGCGGTGTGTATTCGATGATTTTGGTTATCGTTGGTGCTTTGTTGGGGACATATCTATACGGTGTGTTACGAAACAAATTACTACATTAG
- a CDS encoding YeeE/YedE family protein gives MEIIMQPWPWYVGGPIVGFIMLILMYLGKSFGFSSNFRTLCSALGAGESCEFFRFDWKTQRWNLLFLVGAIAGGYVASHWLSDNQVPQIAQTTIEQLHAEGFASAGSSYYPAEIFDHLSPKNIVLLVIGGLLIGFGTRYAGGCTSGHAISGLSNLQWPSLVAVVGFFIGGLIMVHLIFPLIF, from the coding sequence ATGGAAATAATTATGCAGCCATGGCCATGGTATGTCGGTGGGCCTATCGTTGGTTTTATTATGCTAATATTAATGTATTTAGGGAAAAGTTTCGGATTTTCATCTAATTTTCGAACTCTATGTTCTGCCTTGGGTGCAGGAGAAAGCTGTGAGTTTTTCAGATTCGATTGGAAAACACAACGTTGGAATTTATTATTTTTGGTCGGAGCCATTGCAGGTGGGTATGTAGCATCGCATTGGTTATCAGACAATCAAGTGCCGCAAATAGCACAAACAACCATTGAGCAGTTGCATGCAGAAGGTTTTGCAAGTGCAGGTTCTTCTTATTATCCTGCCGAAATTTTCGATCATCTAAGCCCGAAAAATATTGTTCTTTTGGTGATAGGTGGTTTATTAATCGGTTTTGGAACGCGTTATGCAGGAGGGTGTACATCCGGACACGCAATTTCTGGTTTGAGTAATTTGCAATGGCCTTCGCTCGTTGCTGTCGTTGGTTTTTTTATCGGTGGATTGATCATGGTTCATCTAATTTTTCCTTTAATTTTTTAA